One Pseudodesulfovibrio cashew DNA window includes the following coding sequences:
- a CDS encoding LNS2 domain-containing protein, giving the protein MKRLVFDIDGTLTMQDGAPYPEATPRADVIERLRRYHADGFEIILFTSRNMRTHQCSVGRITAKTLPIILDWLERHDIPYDEIHVGKPWCGTEGFYIDDRAIRPSEFLTKSRAELDALLDAEKTAQEGS; this is encoded by the coding sequence ATGAAACGATTGGTTTTCGATATAGACGGCACCCTGACCATGCAGGACGGCGCTCCCTATCCAGAGGCCACGCCCCGCGCCGATGTCATCGAGCGGCTGCGGCGCTATCATGCCGATGGATTTGAAATCATTCTCTTTACCAGCCGGAACATGCGCACGCACCAGTGCAGCGTGGGACGGATAACAGCCAAGACCCTGCCCATCATCCTGGACTGGCTGGAACGCCACGACATCCCCTACGACGAGATCCACGTGGGCAAGCCGTGGTGCGGAACCGAGGGGTTCTACATTGATGACCGGGCCATCAGGCCGTCGGAATTTCTTACAAAAAGCCGTGCCGAGCTCGACGCGCTCCTGGACGCGGAGAAGACCGCGCAGGAGGGCTCGTGA
- a CDS encoding glycosyltransferase family 2 protein — MIVIPMAGLSSRFAKAGYVLPKYMLEAHGKSLFRHAVESFSRYFGDTPFLFVLRDVVGTRAFVEEECRDMGVADTRVVALEDLTRGQAETVLMGIDLAGVDDDVPLTIFNIDSVRPGFVHPEWADRCDGYLEVFRGEGAHWSFVDPSQRNDGRVRRTTEKVRISDLCSNGLYHFARAGDFREAVAVQAALSGDRFQGGELYVAPLYNELIARKRDIRYRVVDRDAVQFSGTPEEYEAFCRRPLSKGADA, encoded by the coding sequence GTGATCGTCATCCCCATGGCCGGACTTTCCTCCCGCTTCGCCAAGGCGGGCTACGTGCTCCCCAAGTACATGCTTGAGGCGCACGGCAAGTCGCTGTTCCGCCATGCCGTGGAGAGTTTCTCCCGTTATTTCGGGGATACGCCGTTTCTCTTCGTCCTGCGGGACGTGGTCGGAACGAGGGCGTTCGTGGAAGAGGAGTGCCGGGATATGGGCGTGGCCGACACGCGCGTCGTGGCCCTGGAGGATCTCACCCGGGGCCAGGCCGAGACGGTGCTCATGGGCATCGACCTGGCCGGGGTGGACGACGACGTCCCGTTAACCATTTTCAATATCGACAGCGTACGGCCAGGTTTTGTTCATCCCGAGTGGGCGGATCGTTGCGACGGCTATCTTGAGGTTTTTCGCGGCGAAGGGGCGCACTGGTCCTTTGTGGACCCCAGCCAGCGCAACGACGGGCGGGTCAGGCGGACCACCGAGAAGGTACGCATCTCCGACCTCTGCTCAAACGGGCTGTATCATTTCGCCAGGGCCGGGGACTTCCGCGAGGCCGTCGCCGTGCAGGCCGCCTTGTCCGGGGACCGGTTCCAGGGCGGAGAGCTTTATGTGGCCCCGCTTTACAACGAGCTGATCGCCCGCAAGCGGGACATCCGTTACCGCGTTGTTGACCGGGACGCCGTGCAGTTCAGCGGCACGCCCGAGGAATACGAGGCCTTTTGTCGCCGCCCCCTGAGCAAAGGAGCAGACGCATGA
- a CDS encoding sulfotransferase family 2 domain-containing protein, with product MNHLFFLHIPKTAGTTLNAVLNDNFASSDIFDLYTDEQRIRLRETTYEELARYRLVRGHVFVTDFADILDGPIPFEVFTFLRDPVERVISEYHFLKSWPKSHVYRFLNENNVSLSEYVAGESPELRWRGRNAMVNSLSGVGHPSIEKGLEVAWHHLRNRFCFFGILERFDESLLQLSRILGLERCFYERQNVRKGRARYAATTEEVELIREHNQADIELYERACVEFDRRIRLMGEPFQANLRLFRKVNDRFQRVSRLIMARDNLDRGEILNAK from the coding sequence ATGAACCATCTGTTTTTCCTTCATATTCCCAAGACAGCCGGGACCACGCTCAACGCGGTGCTCAACGACAACTTCGCCTCCTCCGATATTTTCGACCTCTATACCGACGAGCAGCGAATTCGGCTGCGGGAGACCACTTACGAGGAACTGGCCCGCTACCGGTTGGTGCGAGGCCATGTGTTCGTCACGGATTTTGCGGATATCCTGGACGGCCCCATCCCCTTCGAGGTCTTCACCTTCCTCCGCGATCCGGTGGAAAGGGTGATCTCCGAATATCATTTCCTGAAGAGTTGGCCCAAGAGCCATGTCTACCGGTTCCTTAACGAAAACAACGTGTCGCTGAGTGAGTATGTGGCGGGCGAGAGCCCGGAGTTGCGTTGGCGCGGACGCAACGCCATGGTGAACTCTCTCTCCGGAGTGGGGCATCCGTCCATCGAAAAGGGACTGGAGGTGGCCTGGCATCACCTCAGGAACCGCTTCTGCTTTTTCGGCATCCTGGAGCGGTTCGACGAGTCCCTGCTGCAACTCAGCCGCATTCTCGGTCTGGAGCGGTGCTTCTACGAGCGGCAGAACGTGCGCAAGGGGCGGGCGCGTTATGCTGCCACGACCGAGGAAGTGGAGTTGATACGGGAACACAACCAGGCGGACATCGAGTTGTATGAGCGCGCCTGTGTGGAGTTCGATCGGCGCATCCGGCTCATGGGTGAGCCCTTTCAAGCCAATCTGCGCCTCTTCCGCAAGGTCAACGACCGCTTCCAGCGCGTCTCCCGGCTGATCATGGCGCGGGACAACCTGGACCGGGGTGAAATCCTCAACGCCAAGTAG
- a CDS encoding capsular biosynthesis protein, with amino-acid sequence MILITSGAYVGHEIAAELGRLPTAFLPVGNRRLFAVQIELLKESGEEIVLSLPEDYALPEHDQAFLDRLGVRVLRVQPTVSLAESLQYCLSQLLPLDGPFRILHGDTLILDIPFGEDDVFSKGMTDAYYSWAEFREDAGGIRFIEGLPNGGFNREVLSGYFSFSSPYALLRALSGSRGNFIDALNRYAASHRLHPLETGKWFDFGHLQTYYRSKAMLTTERAFNSLMITSRTVTKSGRNPAKIEAEAGWFGAVPPALRLYLPAMLESAKGEGAFYQLEYLYLSSLSELFVFGDLPPFLWENIFASCDEFLTQARAAKPGAGDAAATDGLYLDKTLERLERFSRENGVDLDREWRINGRPVPGLSRMAELAASAIPPVTDKDLGVMHGDFHFANILYDFRHGIIKALDPRGLTADGRFCVHGDLRYDVAKLHHSVVGRYDFIKADRFACRDHGGHALSLTLPGSERLDRVEALFKERTFGGYTLEGASSQAVCVLLFLSMLPLHADRPGHQLALLANGLRLFADMDALHVAAPPKGVAPLAVGRDPLSGFVR; translated from the coding sequence ATGATCCTGATCACGTCCGGGGCCTACGTGGGCCATGAAATAGCCGCCGAACTGGGACGTCTGCCCACCGCATTCCTGCCCGTGGGCAACCGGCGGCTCTTTGCCGTGCAGATCGAACTGCTCAAGGAATCCGGCGAGGAGATCGTCCTCTCCCTGCCCGAGGACTACGCGCTGCCCGAGCACGACCAGGCCTTTCTGGATCGCCTCGGGGTGCGCGTGCTCCGGGTGCAGCCCACCGTTTCCCTGGCCGAATCACTGCAATACTGTCTCTCCCAACTGCTGCCTCTGGACGGCCCGTTCCGTATCCTGCACGGCGACACCCTGATTCTGGACATCCCTTTTGGTGAGGATGATGTCTTTTCCAAAGGGATGACCGACGCCTACTACTCCTGGGCCGAGTTCCGGGAGGACGCCGGAGGCATCCGGTTCATCGAGGGACTGCCCAACGGCGGCTTCAACCGCGAGGTCCTGAGCGGCTATTTTTCCTTTTCCTCGCCCTATGCCCTGCTGCGCGCCCTGTCCGGCAGCCGGGGCAACTTCATCGACGCCCTGAATCGCTACGCCGCCAGCCACCGACTCCACCCCCTGGAAACCGGGAAGTGGTTCGACTTCGGGCACTTGCAGACCTATTACCGGTCCAAGGCCATGCTCACCACCGAGCGGGCCTTCAACAGCCTGATGATCACCTCGCGCACCGTGACCAAGAGCGGGCGCAACCCGGCCAAGATCGAGGCCGAGGCCGGGTGGTTCGGCGCGGTGCCGCCCGCCCTGCGTCTCTACCTGCCCGCCATGCTGGAAAGCGCCAAGGGGGAAGGTGCGTTCTACCAGTTGGAATACCTGTATCTTTCATCGTTGAGCGAACTCTTCGTTTTCGGCGACCTGCCCCCGTTCCTGTGGGAGAACATTTTCGCCTCCTGCGACGAGTTTTTGACCCAGGCCAGGGCGGCCAAACCAGGAGCAGGGGACGCCGCGGCCACGGACGGCCTGTATCTGGACAAGACCCTGGAGCGGCTGGAGCGCTTCTCCCGGGAGAACGGCGTGGACCTGGACCGCGAATGGCGGATCAACGGCAGGCCGGTACCCGGCCTCTCGCGCATGGCCGAACTGGCGGCCTCGGCCATCCCTCCAGTCACGGACAAGGACCTGGGCGTCATGCACGGGGACTTTCATTTCGCCAATATCCTCTACGACTTCCGCCACGGGATCATCAAGGCGCTCGACCCGCGCGGACTGACCGCCGACGGGCGCTTCTGCGTGCACGGCGATCTGCGCTACGATGTGGCCAAGCTGCACCACTCGGTGGTGGGGCGGTACGATTTCATCAAGGCGGACCGGTTCGCCTGCCGTGATCACGGCGGGCACGCCCTGAGTCTGACCCTGCCCGGCAGCGAGCGGCTGGACCGGGTGGAGGCTCTGTTCAAGGAGCGGACCTTTGGCGGCTATACCCTGGAGGGCGCATCCTCCCAGGCCGTGTGCGTGCTGCTCTTCCTGTCCATGCTCCCGCTGCACGCGGATAGGCCCGGCCACCAGTTGGCCCTGCTGGCCAATGGCCTCAGGCTGTTTGCGGATATGGACGCGCTGCATGTGGCCGCGCCGCCCAAGGGAGTTGCTCCCCTGGCCGTGGGCCGAGACCCGCTCTCCGGATTCGTCCGCTAG